TTTTTCATTTTCTCGGCGATCTCAAGGGCAAGTTTCACATCGGGATAGGAGGAGAGGATGTAGGTGTAGGTGGAGACCATGTTCAGTTCCTGACTGTCTATTCCTCTGTAGTAGCCGTGTTTTTCACCAACTTTTGTGACCTCGTCCCATCTTTGAGATCCACTGTCGTGATACCTTGGATCGTAAGGGTAGGCGGTGTTTATGATGAAATCTGCCCCATCTATAGCCTCGTCGAGATTTTCCGTCTTCACCACTTTCACGGGTGAATTCAGCTCCTCCACGTACTTTCTTGCCAGGATGTAAGAGGCGTTGAGCCTTTTTTCATGAACGTCCATCAGGTAGATGTGTGTGTCTTTTCTTGAGAGTTCTTCCGTCTGTGCGATGTCTCCCACAAGCTGGAGGGCAAACCTCACGCTTCCTGCTCCGACGATGGAGATCTTCATGTTTTTACCACCTTCTTGTTAAATTCGTTTCTGAGACGAATTAATTACCCTGAGGAAATTTTATCACCAACGAAGATCCCGGCCACAGAGAAAAGAAGGGGCCTGAAACTCACCTCGAAACCTTCTTCTTCCATCATCTTCATTATCTGATCTGGTGTCATAAAGTTGAGAACGGAGCTGGAAAGATACCTGTAGGCACGAAAATCCCCACTGAAGACTCCTCCAAGAAGGGGAACAAAGAGTTTCAGATAGAGAGAGTAGAGTTTCCCGGTGAACTTTCTGGTGTTCGGAGGAAGAAGTTCAAGAATCACAAGTCTTCCACCTTTTTTGAGTACCCTGCGGCATTCTTTCAGAACCCTTCTTCTGTCGGAGAAGTTCCTGAATCCAAAGGCCACGGTGATGGCATCGAACTCTTCATCTCTGAAAGGAAGATCGTGGGCGTCTCCTGTGACGAACCCTGCATCTTTCACTTTCTTTTTTGCTATCTCCATCATCTTCGACGAAGAATCAAGTCCAGTAATTTCAAGATGTGGTACTTTTTTCTTCAGAAGTTTGATGACGTCACCTGTTCCCGTGGCAAGATCGAGGACCTTGTTCGGATGCTTTTCTAGGACAAGGGTCACCATTTGCTTTCTCCATTTCAGGTCCGTTCCAAAAGAGATGATCCTGTTCAGAAGGTCGTACCTTTCTGCTATTTCATCGAAGAGTTTCATCGAGAGCTTCTAAGCCTTTCCTCCCACTCTCTTGCCTTCTTCATGTCTTCAAAGACCACAACTCCAACGATCTTTCCATCCCTGTAGAAGGCTTTGGTTTCATTGTCCAGCCAGTTTCCATCTTTCGTGAGAGATCCCAAGACAGCGATGGGAAAGTCGCCGAACTTGAAGTAGGAAGACCTGAACTGGAAGTCGTACTCGTCCGGGATGCCTCTCAGGTTGTTTGCCAGGACCTTCGCATGTGCCATGGCAGCTTTTG
This genomic window from Thermotoga sp. SG1 contains:
- the ubiE gene encoding bifunctional demethylmenaquinone methyltransferase/2-methoxy-6-polyprenyl-1,4-benzoquinol methylase UbiE, whose amino-acid sequence is MKLFDEIAERYDLLNRIISFGTDLKWRKQMVTLVLEKHPNKVLDLATGTGDVIKLLKKKVPHLEITGLDSSSKMMEIAKKKVKDAGFVTGDAHDLPFRDEEFDAITVAFGFRNFSDRRRVLKECRRVLKKGGRLVILELLPPNTRKFTGKLYSLYLKLFVPLLGGVFSGDFRAYRYLSSSVLNFMTPDQIMKMMEEEGFEVSFRPLLFSVAGIFVGDKISSG